TCCGCCCGATATTGTCATCCCCGGGAGTCGGGCGTGCTTTCTACACTGGCGGCACATCCACCACCGAAGAGGAGACATCGCATGCAACTTCACTCCACCGTGCTTTGCGCAGTACTGGGCCTGGGTTTTCTGGGCGCCGCCCATGCCGATACCCTGGCCAAGGTGCGCGACAGCGGGCGCATCACGCTGGCCTACCGCGAGTCCTCCGTGCCCTTCAGCTACCTGGACAACGGCAAGCCCATCGGCATGACCGTGGAGCTTTCGCAGGCGGTGGCCGAAGCCGTGAAAAAGCAGTTGAACCTACCCGCGCTGGAGGTGCGCTGGCAGGCCGTGACTTCGCAAAATCGCATGCCGCTGCTGGCCAACGGCACCATAGATCTGGAGTGCGGATCGACCACCAACAACACGGTGCGGGCCAAGGAGGTGGGTTTTGCCGTCAATCACTTCTACACCGGCACGCGGCTGCTGGTGAAGAAGAGCTCGGGCATCCAGAGCTATGCCGACCTCAAGGGCAAGACCGCGGCCATCACCACCGGCACCACCAATCTGCAGGTGCTGCGCAAGGCCAATGCCGAGCAGGGCTGGGGCATGAACATCGTCATGGCCAAAGACCATGCCGACGGCTTTCTGCTGGTCGAGAACGACCGCGCCGCGGCCTTCGGCATGGACGACATCCTGCTCTACGGCCTGATCGCCAACGCCAAGAATCCCAAGGATTTCCACGTCGTGGCCGATGCGCTGCAGGTCGAGCCCTATGCCTGCATGCTGCGCAAGGACGACCCGCAGTTCAAGCAGCTGGTGGATGGCGTGATCGGCGACATGATGAAGTCGGGCGCCTTCGCCAGGCTCTACGACAAATGGTTCATGCAGCCCATTCCGCCCAAGAACGCGGCCCTGGGTCTGCCCATGAGCGAGCAGCTGCAGCGCAACGTGCAGGAGCGCGGCGACAAGCCGGCGTTCTGAGATGCGGGCAGTGGGCATTCTCGGCGGCATGGGGCCTGCTGCGGGCGCGGATTTCGTGCGCCTGTTCGTGCAGGCCTGCACCCGGCACCTGCAGGACCAGGGCCTGCCCGTGCACGACCAGGCCTATCCCGAGCACTGGCTGGTTCAACTGCCCATGCCCGATCGCACACAGGCGCTGCGCCGCGATCCGCAGTCCCCTGCGGGCCCGGCTGCGCATCTGCTGCAGGGCGCGGGCCGGCTCGCGGCCCTGGGCGTGCGCAGCATGGCCCTGGCCTGCAACACGGCCCATGCCTGGCATGGGCAGATACAGGCACTTTTCCCGCAGCTGCGCGTGCTGCACATCGCGCAGCAGACGGCGCTGTACCTGAAGGCAGGCGGTGCGCGTCAGGCCCTGGTGCTGGCCACGGACGGCACCTATGACAGCGGCCTCTACGACGCGGCGCTGGCCGATTGCGGCATTGCCGCGTTGCGGCCCGGACCGGCGGGCCGGGCCCGGCTCATGCAAGGCATCTACGAGGGCGTGAAACAGGGCGATATGCCGCTGGCCGTGCAATGCTTCGGCGAGGCGCTGGCACCACTGCTGCAGCGCCACGGCGCCGTGCCCGTGATCATGGGCTGCACCGAAATCCCGCTGGCACTGCCGCAGGCGCCGCAGGCCCGCGGCGCCGAGCTGGTGGACCCGGCCTGGATACTGGCCTGCGCGCTGGCGCAGGACGCCTACGCGCATTAGCAGCGAGGGAGGGCCAGAGCCCTGTAAAAAGATGAGCTGCAATCGCCTGCAGTACAACGGATAGGTATCGAATAACGGCCAGATCCGTTGATGGGTGTGCGGTGCCAGCTCATCTTTTGAAGGTGGTTTGCCGGTATCCGCTACGGCTTCCGGGCGCTCTGCATCTCCGTGTCCATGGCGGCCTTGTAGATGCTTTGCCGGGGCCTCTGCATCAGGCGGCGCAGCATGGGTTCGAACTCGCTCAGGGGCAGGGTCTCCCCCCGGGGATCGAAGGCCGGGTTGTCATAGAGTTCGCAGAACTCGGCCGTGCGCTGGTAGTGCGGATGTTCCCGGAACTGCTCGCGCATGTCCCTGTCCAGGCCGATGTGATGGAAGAAGTAATGGCCCTGGAAGATGCCGTGATGCTGGACCATCCAGTGGTTGGCCTCGCTCACAAAGGGCTGAAGAATCGCGGCGGCAATATCGGGGTGGTTGAACGAGCCCAGGGTATCGCCAATGTCGTGCAGCAGCGCGCACACCACATACTCCTCGTCGCGGCCGTCGCGCAGCGCGCGCGTGGCGGTTTGCAGGGAGTGCGTATAGCGGTCCACCGGAAAGCCGCCATAGTCGCCCTCCAGCAGCTTCAGATGGGCCATCACCCTATCGGGCAGGCCGCTGGTGAAGTGTGCAAATTCGCCGCCGATCAACTGCCAGTTTTCACGCGTGCTGTCTTGCATGCGCAGAAAGTTCGCCCGTGCATTCATGCCATGTCTTTCGTGGGTTATGGTCGTTGCACTGTAGGTCGCTGGCAGGGGCTGCGCTGTCAAGGGCATGACATGCGGCCGCCGCCTTGATGCGCGAATCCTGTTTTCCGTCCACAGGATTCGCGAGGGCTTGAGGCCTCAATAGGTTTCCAGGTGCAGACGTCCTTCGCGCTTGAGTCTTGCTCCCAGTTCCTCCCAGCCCAGGCCTGCCTGCTGGGCCACGTCACGCAGGGCCAGAACGACGCCGTCCTCCATGCTTTTGAGACCGCAGACATAGATGTGCGTGTTGTCGTCGCGCAGCAACTCCATGAGATCGGCCGAGCGCTCGCGCATGGCGTCCTGAACATAGCGCCTGGGCTGGCCGGCCACGCGCGAGAAGGCGAAGTTGATGTCGATGAAGTCCTTGGGCAGGTTTTGCAGGGGGCCGAAATAAGGCAGCTCCTGAGGCGTGCGCGCACCGAAGAACAGCAGCAGTTTCCCGCTGTCGAACTTGCCGCTCTTGCGCAGGCGGCGGCGCCATTCCGTCATGGCGCGCATGGGCGCGCTGCCCGTGCCGGTGCAGATCATCACGATGTGCGAGCGCGGGTGGTTGGGCATGAGAAAGCTGCTGCCGAACGGGCCTATGACCTGCACCTTGTCACCCACCTGCAGATCGCAGAGATAGTTGCTGGCCACGCC
This region of Comamonas thiooxydans genomic DNA includes:
- a CDS encoding amino acid ABC transporter substrate-binding protein encodes the protein MQLHSTVLCAVLGLGFLGAAHADTLAKVRDSGRITLAYRESSVPFSYLDNGKPIGMTVELSQAVAEAVKKQLNLPALEVRWQAVTSQNRMPLLANGTIDLECGSTTNNTVRAKEVGFAVNHFYTGTRLLVKKSSGIQSYADLKGKTAAITTGTTNLQVLRKANAEQGWGMNIVMAKDHADGFLLVENDRAAAFGMDDILLYGLIANAKNPKDFHVVADALQVEPYACMLRKDDPQFKQLVDGVIGDMMKSGAFARLYDKWFMQPIPPKNAALGLPMSEQLQRNVQERGDKPAF
- a CDS encoding HD domain-containing protein, giving the protein MNARANFLRMQDSTRENWQLIGGEFAHFTSGLPDRVMAHLKLLEGDYGGFPVDRYTHSLQTATRALRDGRDEEYVVCALLHDIGDTLGSFNHPDIAAAILQPFVSEANHWMVQHHGIFQGHYFFHHIGLDRDMREQFREHPHYQRTAEFCELYDNPAFDPRGETLPLSEFEPMLRRLMQRPRQSIYKAAMDTEMQSARKP
- a CDS encoding aspartate/glutamate racemase family protein, which gives rise to MRAVGILGGMGPAAGADFVRLFVQACTRHLQDQGLPVHDQAYPEHWLVQLPMPDRTQALRRDPQSPAGPAAHLLQGAGRLAALGVRSMALACNTAHAWHGQIQALFPQLRVLHIAQQTALYLKAGGARQALVLATDGTYDSGLYDAALADCGIAALRPGPAGRARLMQGIYEGVKQGDMPLAVQCFGEALAPLLQRHGAVPVIMGCTEIPLALPQAPQARGAELVDPAWILACALAQDAYAH